In Sesamum indicum cultivar Zhongzhi No. 13 linkage group LG1, S_indicum_v1.0, whole genome shotgun sequence, the sequence AATTCAAGTAATTGAAAGTAAAGAATAACGAAATTATGTCTtcgaaaattttgaaattcgagattaaaagtaaaaataatttattatcaaataaatcttttaatagagttatcaattatttaaaagaaaataatcctAACTTAGTATATAAGTAAAACAggtcttaaattaattaacatttggACTGTCTCAAAAGTCCGTGAGACTTTGTCCAAAAATACCCTGTCATGGTAGCAATATTCCAAAAAAAGTATGAggccaaaaaataattgtaggaaataaagaaaatacgcaaaattgactgaaaaataaaaaataaaaaaaaagtataaaaaatcacTCTGATAGTGGTCGAAACAATAGGGCTTAACGATGAACAATTGTTCCTCATGATGAAACAATCGAAATGGCGGCTAACCCGTCCCGTAACTCCAATCAAATCACAGTTTATGATCATTTGAAGTTTCATTGTCAAACCACACAATCAGAGAGCTAAATCTTCTACTTACACCCATCAAAACACTCCAAAATGTATCCGCCTCTTATTCGACATCATATGCTCCCAATACATCAAAAGAACGGTTTACTTTACATTATGAAAACTCATTTttaatccaagaatttgaTACTAATTACAATTTGAGTTGAGTAATTCAATCCAAACAACTTAACTAAACATAATATAGTTAATATAgaacatttttcaattttatcacttaaataattgatatcaCGAAGTAATTAAATAGGGtttaatatgataatttatattttgtattttatgtgTTTAATGCATCTAACGTTAAAGAAAACGATAGGAGTAGTGATTATTTATATGAGAAtggattattttgaaataatccAATGATCTCAGCTTGTAATATGATTTAATCAACTCCTTTTTTAGATTAATCATTCTCATACAAGaggtaaatattttgtaacggGGTACTATTGATGTACGTCGgggtaaaaaatatataagttctAAAAAATTACGATTTGCAAGGTCAATAAAAGCatattgtattaaataaatgggACACGAATAAACTACCTGAAAAATATACGAGCTCCTTATAGAAATAAATGGAATCTCAAGAAATCCCATATAAAGGTGATACCCTCACAAAATTCCAAGAGGAGGAAAATCATTACGAGGATGTCTTTACGAAACAAGATTTCTTCCAAGCTACGAGCTTCCGAATAGAAAAAGTGACGAACAGATTCCCCAAAATATCCGTATTTGCAGAGCCAAAACAAGACAAGATTTTCTacaaactcaaaaaaaaaaaaaaaaattatacagctacgagtttttttaaaaaataaaaaatctataaatgCGAGTCCTCCCAAAGGGTGAAGGAGACAAGTAGTATTCTTCCTCTTGTATCAATTTATCCTTGATGTACATAAAACAACGTCATCAATTATACTTATGataacaaacataaaattactgtttaatttatttcatttaactaTCCCCATAATCTAAATGATGTAAATATAggatatgaaatattaaatagaatttgaaatttggatcttattttattttatttaaggacATAATAGTCAAAGACTTGGAAGGGAAGaccaaattttatatgatgCTTGAAAATTATTTGGTCAGCACCCCAAGATGACAAACACACGGGTACAAATAGATGGGAATttgtttcaactttttaaattgattaaagtttttttttttttcttttcaagattAGATATTAGGTAGAGGTTTCGCAGTCAGAATATTCTGAGTTCGAGtcatataagtataaatatttaatatattttaaattatagtatgttattattttttatttattttgaatttgatgattaatttataaatatcaatgtattctataataatattgtgttgattaatttatttttttatgattaaactatccttatatatcttcacacgCACTAATGCATTGTGAGGAGATATATGCATTTTCACTTTGATCACAGggtaaatatgatttttttattcaacttttttgttagtatcagAAAATTCCATAAATTCTGACTGATTAAGtgatttatttgttggatgaaaacaaacgtctaattataattttttacactaTAAGGAGTCTGCGCGTAATATCCCTATTTAATTGAGTTGTAAACTTCCTAAAGggagaaataattaaacaatatttttccATATGGTTTAAGAAAAtctgtattttttgttaatctttttattacactaaaactctaaaatatttgattggCGGCGGTTGAGTGTCATTAATACTTACATTAAAATCAGtgttaggaaaaataaaaggctAAGGATCTTTGAATGTATGGTGAGCAGTGAGCACATGGAACATGTGTGGATTGATaccaaatctttttattatctttttcaattatgaactaatttaaatatcgaataattataaagagaACTTCCCCACAGTGGTCCCAACGATAACAGAATAAAAGTGCCGATTGAAGAAGCAATCTTAGCATTATTGGAGTGACCTAATCATGATTCtgtaaaaataaacttataaaatttaatatacacaCGGATATGAATATTGTTCTAAAGCTGATCATCATAGATCCACCTAACCTAAGTGtcttaaatattaatagttaGGTTAGTTGAGCAGCCCAATCTAATCCATACATAGTAGTTtcattaaaatagaaaattataccccaggtttggtttcattttttggtttttttcaaaataagatacaacacactcaatgttttaatattttatctctgtattttttttttttttttagctttctatatataatataaaagagacataattcaataatgaaaagtgatttttgtcttcaaaaaacgcaatattaaacatacaatatttatatatataaaagagatgtGATTTGACAattgaacagtgatttttgtctcttaAATCCCAATATCAGATCTacaccatttattttaaattaccacAAAACAGAAACACGAAcatattatctattttcaacacccacttatttatctttacttttttctctttatctccaaaacatcaaaacaaaacactccaAAATCTGAACCAAACACTTGTAAAGTTGTGTGAGAGCTCTAGCTTACACCAAAACCAACccttaataaattatcttcAATATTTTACTAGTTGTGTTAGCTAAGCAGCCCTACATAtctatatctaataaataatataggaCGCGGAGATTATATGAATCTGCACGGCAGTCGGCACGTCTTTGGTCCGCACTTATATTATACTACTTATCAGAGCTCCAAATGAATCAAAATAGAATAATCATACACAAGAAGATTTAGAAACTCAAACAATTTTAAACTCCTTATCGACCATGCAAGAGAAACAAATTGTACTGATGAAGAAAAAGATCAgtccaagaaaagaagaatcgCTCACTCAAACAAAGTTTGTAATTAAACTTACCAAATTAACATGATATGGTGAATTGCTGAAATACCCCTAATAGACAAATCGCAGTTGATAGATGAGGGATGAAATTATACTTCACTTTCACCTactcaaataatataatttgtaatagtataaatacccttcttattcttttatttgaggGGAAAAAATTCTTGTAAAAAACTCTAGCGACATGTTGAATCGTATCTTCATAATACAAATGCAGTCAATCTCGCTTTTTAATGACATCAATTATGATAGTACCTCTGAATGACCGCGTGCTTAGAGAACTTCAGCAACACCAGGAAAGCAACCGAAAGCTTCTTAACATGCCAATGATAAAGTAAGAATGTAACGGAATATAGCAGCTAAAATGAACCTCAATTGAGACTTTCCTGCTGTATCCAGAAGCTCgattgtcaaaattatatctaatagtTTATCATCGTTTTCACTGTCATCATTAGCAGAAGCCGGTCTATGGCAGTTctagctatatatattaattatcttacatatacaacaaaatgtcAATACCTAGATGATGTAGCTTCGAGACATTTCTGTCTCGAGCATCATACGGTATTGCCACTATCCTACGAATATGTCCCTTTTTTCTATTTGCTGTGCTGGGGGGTCAGGAAGTTCTCAAAAACAGCCTTCAAGTAAGAGTCAGTCCTGCAAACATCAACTACCTTAGTATCCAATTTTACCACTACAATTAATTTCACAATGACTGAGCTATCACCAGAAGAACTTGGCCTTTTATCTTCAGCATTGCTGCTGCTAGCTGACCCCTGTCTGCATCATCGGGAAGAAAGACCAGTTCTTACATGGGCTTCCATCCTCCGCAACAACCTTCTCGTTAACCCACCACTCAGAAGAACCAATGCTAGGTTCATCAGAATTTCCTCCGTCTACATTGTCGAAGTTAAATTCTTTGGATGATCCGAGAGTGATTGTCCGGTTCTTTTGATGTCTTCGCTCGTTGTCACCATCAGTTTGATCTTTCTTGGATGTGTAATTGGAGTCTTCTCCAGCAGGATACCCACTCCCATTTGCCATTTCAATTGGCTTTTCTCCGCCCATATGTTCTGCGTTCTCAACCGACTCTTGAGATGATTTGGCCAAGGCCAATGGCTTCTTTTCCACACATCTTACAACTTCTTCAGCAGTTATCTCGAAAGAAACTCTATGATCAACCATGGTCTCGtcatttttcaatcttttatgTGTATCTGGGAGTGGAGCAACATCTGAATTTTGACGGTTCAGTAGACAACTATCACAGGATCTAGGGCCGGCCGCATCCGGAGTCACAGCGCCAGATTCTTGACGCGATCCCCATTCACGAACCACAATATTGTCAAGATCCAAAAGTTTAGGAGGGTTACCGGTTCTGAACTCAAGAAAAAAGGGGTGTCCAGCAGCAAACTCACGGTCAGGAAACGGTGATGAGGTGCCTGAACCAGAGATACCTGAGCTAGGCGAGATCAAATGGCTAACTGGACTACCAGGTTGAAGCTGATAGGATTGGAACTCATATGGAGAGATGTGGAATCTCTGACCAGCTTCACTGTTCTGGAGGTTGGGTTCAAGAAGCCTTGCAAATGGGACCTCAGGAGAGGAAGGTGTGGTTAAGTGGACCGACTCTGGGGGAGGCGTATAGGGGGCAGTAGATGGTTCAGTGGTGAAGGTTGAGAAGACCGGGGGAGAAACTAACTGGGTCTCATGAGCATAAGGACCAATAGCAAAAATTGAGGCAGGACCACCGGGAGAATACATGCTTGCTGATACAGAAGTCAGTGATAACAGGCCAGTCGGTGACTGGGCAGCAGATGGAGGTTCGGATGGAAGGAATGATGCAGGAGAAGAAGGAGGTGCAACAAAGGGCAATACTATGGAAGGTGGTTGCGCTGGATGTTCTGCCGTGGGAGCATCAGCTCCTGCAGCAGTAGTTTCAGGAACAAGAACGGCATGCCCAATTCGCTTAGTCTTGTTCGACCCAAAACACCAGTAAAGGCTCCACCAGCGTCCCCACCTCCTTTTCTGCATATGACCATGAGCAATGACAATCACATCAGTGTCATAGTTGGCTATGATTTATATcgcataaaagaaaataccaaCATGAGGGCCAAGCCAATCATTGGATTTAGTTTACTATGTTTTTTTGAAACTGCAGCAGTTGATCATCAGCTTCATCTAAATCTAAGGGGCGCAATCTGATTTGCCGAAGTCAGTTGCAATGCAAGCTTTATATCAAGCTAACAGCAGAACATGAATAAATGCTTTGTGCTTTATTGATTCCTAGAATCCTTTCAATTAGTGAAGTGTGCGGAGTAAATGAAGTTATATCTATAATCTTTGGTTGATTTGCTGACCTTGCTATCATTCATCACTTGACATTTGACTTAAATCCTAACCTATTCATATGCATATAGATCGTAAGTGCGTAGGTCACACATCCCCCTATGATGCATTTTATCCCCACCCCCAAAAAAGGGCGTGTGTGCACGGTAACACAATAGCCATCAAACAGAGTTGAACATGAGCTTGAAACTTTCTGAAGGGCACtaagttaaaaattttggaccaaatataattcatgacaaaaataatttttcagccataacattatacaaaaaatgtcTATAGTAAACAGATTGCTATAATCAAAATGGGATTTATGCAGTCCTGCCaatgatgaaaaagaagaTGGACACATCTTCAGGcaaaaaatcatcaacaatACATATAACTGCCTATTGCAGTCCATTGTATTTCTTTGGGTGAAGATCCATTAGGAACTCATGTTCAAAGCTTTCACTGCCTTAGGGTGTTCAGAAATCTCAAATCCCCAAAGGTTAATTTGTGGTTTATCTTGTTTAAAGCCACATCAACTGCCCATTTAAAGCTTTTATTTGAAACTTGGAGAAGAAAGAAGCAGATGATGTTGAAagatatgaaaagaaaaaggagcaTGCTAAGGCTTTACATCTCAAAAAATTTGGTTTGGGAAGGAATATTGAGAATGACGAGTGAAACTACTTCTCAAAATCTCTAACACCACTAGCGCCAGTCCAAACTCTTCGTATACTTTGCATATCATTATGTTTTTGGCACACATCCTAAAACTGAAAAGAGAACCAGTAACATGAGCTTGCAGAAAATGACATTCGTAGAAGACGCGTGCAGCtgcaatttctttataatGTCACACATTTCAGTCATTATGTAAAATATCATTACCATGGAGAAGTAAACGCTCAGATCCCCATTTCCCagacattataaataaactttGCAAAAGTCTCCAGACACGAGTATGTTAAGGCTCAAAAACACTATTAACTTATAAGGGGGCCTGGTGAAAGAAAACAGGACAAGTCAATTCTTCAACAAACTGTTGTTTATGGGAGATATTATTAGGCTAAAAGGCGACAGACAGAACTTTGCAATGAACATGCACCCTCTGTCCAAGAAACTTTATCACTGCAGTCGTATAATCTGGATGTCGTTAACATTATTGTGACGAAGACTAGTAAGAAGGCAACATGATGGACTAAGGAATTATTCACTGTAAGGCAGTTGGAAAAGTCATGATCAACTGAAACTTTTCCATTTTGCTACGACTGTCATAGATTCAACAACTTTCTCCGACTGTACATTGGGCTCTCTTTTTCATTGATTGAACAAATTTCTGGACTCCACGAAACATACTGTTAACCACTACATCCTACCATTTGAAAACGCTCTgctaataatttcatacacaaaaaaaaaaatcattttatagtGCCGAATCCTGTAAAACAGGTCCGAGAGTCCTTCAGACGACAAATCAAGTTCAAGTGGAGGTAATTCCCAacaataaagagaaaaaataaaacaaaatcgaGTCGAAGCGATCTACTTTCTCATCGATACTCATGCAAGAATACCATACTACATCCAAAATCTTTCCGCGAGCAGATGAATAAAATTGCAGACGGTAAAAACAGAATCAAATGATCACATCACCAGATCTCCAACCTCAGACAAACTCCTAAGCAGGCAAAAGAATTAAGCATCCAGCCTAGGTAAATTTAGCAacaaaaaacatcaaaaccTCGAAAATAACGAAATAGAAACGAACAATCATGAACTAACTTCCCGCACAAACAAGCACCAGACACTTAAATATCTAatccacaaataaaaaagaaaaaaaaaatggaaccGTGAACAAAATCCTCAAACTTCCTCATACCTGAACCGAATCCTGAAGACCGCGAGTCTCCACAGATGCGATCGCAGTGGCGGCCGCGTTTATGGTCTCCAACGCGTCGGCTCCATTGACTCCTCCTCTTCTCATCGTTTACTCAAtcaatcaaacaaacaaattgaaCTCCAAAAACATACTCATCAAAGTGAACAATCAATATTTATGCgtacatataaatattctatttctgtagagaaaaggaaaacggAGAAACGGCGCACAGGCACAGCAAAATCGTGTGTGTAGATGCtgtaagtaatttatattgaggATTTGGAGGTCAAACACGCCCAAGACTGAAAAGCGAttagtttatataattgtgATCATTATGGGAGTGgggtttatatatttcaattaattaatttgattaaggAGCTGAAATTACCAAAAAGGGCTTGTAGTTTTTGTGTTACTAAGACAATATaaagatgaattattattatttaataatatgagatttatttcaaataaagtgattattataactataaaatggaaagtaatgatattttaatggaaaaagaaaacgtgtttttagtaattaattgaaataataataataataataaatgcgAAAGTGAAAATAGAAGTTGATTGAAGGAGTCCCAAGGGTAGTTTAGTACTTTCGGAATAAAAGCGGGCCATTAGTGGAAGTAATTACCGAGGGAGGGGGAACCTTTTTGGTTATGAATCAATGTGCGCACGTGTGGACATCCGTTTCTACAACATGGCTTTTCGTGCGCACCCCCGCGTAGGTTTGGGCCCACCGTGAAAATTCTCCCCCTTTACCCGCCACCCGGACTAACTTGCACGGTTGGTTCATCTCTCCAACGCGTAACAACTACCAAGTCTACCATTTcctatatctatctatatctataccattaaaaaaaaaaaaaaaaacaaaatacaaacaaactccttatgatattgtaattgaatatattattatttatataaaaaataataatattttattattttagtatttttaaaaaatataataatttatttttttatatttttttaaaatgaaacaatttaccttcttaaaTACagggaataaattgctattacttttttataaggaGATACTctgtttatttataaaattatagaatattaaaatttaatatctcaaagttattatttctatacacaaaaatatgaactttctagaatattcttattttaatattttcttaaaaataattattatttaatatattcctAATTTTCAACTCACATATATTTAAGGTTGGaagatttcatcaattttgatcaattattcattttatctttattgttttgtttatttaaacctatacaataaaaatttaaattacagatATATACCGAACGTATTTTGATtgctaatatttattaaattttgtgattgataATCATTATAAGTTACGATGGACTAAATTTCGAGTAACtctcaatttatttatgaagtcttatcatatttttttaattatgctcaattttaattggtgatatactaaaaataaCCAATATTTGTACTGACTGTCCAAAAGTCTGATAAAATTTGCAAGAAAACACAAACTCCAAACATGTCGTAAGGGAAGTACAAGTGGTTTTGCGGACTACACTCGACTTGAATGGTGCTACCCTGATACGACTAAAGCTTATGTTGATTATACACTAAAGTCGTACCGACAGAATCAATACGTGCATTGATTGTTTAAGTATCTAATATGTATGGGAATGaacacaaaatttcaaatatagtAAAAGCTGAAAATGCTTTTCGTGGACTAACTCAATTTTAGTGAtgctattttaataaaattacgggtaaattacattaacactTGTTGAAATTACGctaaattatatacacatcCCAAATTACAACTATACCCTCTACGGGGTATTGCTACAATATTTTCCATAGaatgtttgtgtaaattttgcTTTTGAAGAGGAggtataatttatagttataacCTCAAgagatttatttgtaattttataaaaaataataataagaggTATTTGTGTGTTTTCTGTCTAACCTCAAGGGTTTTAATGTAATCTACCCTAGAATTAATGTCCATTTTCGTTAATTAACGAACAGTCACGACagagtatttattagatgattgttaatttaaaaaaaattataattttttaaattatgttaaattatatataattattaaaaatatacgtATCAAGAAAGcacgttgtaatttactcttaaaaAACGAACGTGAGTAGAAATGATTCCAACTGTAGTGTTTGGTATTCGGAAAAAGTGCGTTTTATGACTTCCACTTTTACCTATTTGATTGCAAACTTTTGGCCGACTTTTGGGGAACTCCAAACGGAGTTGTAGCCTCTCTCTAGGCTTACTCGTGTTGCCCAATCTCAGTTCATTCCggaatttaataatatcaagcCTAGTAAGACAATCATCAagacatattatatatatatatgaaaaataacaaacaaCTCCTTATCGTATcataaataagcaaattactcttttataaaaaaaaaataaataatgatttaccttcttatattttataaaatacaataatttatgtccctatgatttttaaaattaaacaatttaccttcctgtataaggaggtaaattgcttcattctaaaaagtataagggatgaattgctatatttttttcatagggggatgatgtgctcattttcaatatcacatagGAATAAATCGCTATtcgccatatatatatatatatatatatatatatttgtttctttagaaTTATTGTATATAACCTTATAATCTTTGGTCTTTgccaataatttttatttttttaataattatatacacacatattagaaatattaatattatttatatttttagaaaaataatacgtacaattttaaaaaaatattgatataattacataaactcCCTACGTTTAATTGTCATGAGTAATTTCTATAATCATGCAGAAGGCAAAAGAGATTTTGTGTAAACAGACTATAGATCAGGaggataaatttaattgttcttttctttcaataaattcattgCGATCATGTCGAGATTTAAAGCACCGACAATTTTAACAGTCAAGAAttcaatcataattttatagcCATGAAACGTTAATTTcgccaattaaattaaaattcat encodes:
- the LOC105157994 gene encoding uncharacterized protein LOC105157994, coding for MRRGGVNGADALETINAAATAIASVETRGLQDSVQKRRWGRWWSLYWCFGSNKTKRIGHAVLVPETTAAGADAPTAEHPAQPPSIVLPFVAPPSSPASFLPSEPPSAAQSPTGLLSLTSVSASMYSPGGPASIFAIGPYAHETQLVSPPVFSTFTTEPSTAPYTPPPESVHLTTPSSPEVPFARLLEPNLQNSEAGQRFHISPYEFQSYQLQPGSPVSHLISPSSGISGSGTSSPFPDREFAAGHPFFLEFRTGNPPKLLDLDNIVVREWGSRQESGAVTPDAAGPRSCDSCLLNRQNSDVAPLPDTHKRLKNDETMVDHRVSFEITAEEVVRCVEKKPLALAKSSQESVENAEHMGGEKPIEMANGSGYPAGEDSNYTSKKDQTDGDNERRHQKNRTITLGSSKEFNFDNVDGGNSDEPSIGSSEWWVNEKVVAEDGSPCKNWSFFPMMQTGVS